One stretch of Gambusia affinis linkage group LG05, SWU_Gaff_1.0, whole genome shotgun sequence DNA includes these proteins:
- the irx2a gene encoding iroquois-class homeodomain protein IRX-2a — MSYPQGYLYQPPGSLALYSCPAYGASALAAPRNEDLARSSSGSAFSPYPGSAAFSASAGAGFSSPLSYSTDPATGFPSYMSSPYDAHTTGMAGALSYHPYGSPGYPYQLNDPAYRKNATRDATATLKAWLQEHRKNPYPTKGEKIMLAIITKMTLTQVSTWFANARRRLKKENKMTWAPRSKSEDEDEEDGDGERKEAERSDKTLDNGEASAEDEGISLHVDTLTDHSCSAESDGEKVGCVSELSSDQTADKCSEDGVDRRDQLSPKPVTSSPLTGVEAPVLTHHHHQHHHHHLHHLHHLHSQREDLARSLINSNVSKLSSCLDNRPNPSEAPQNLSAKPKLWSLAEIATSDQKQQQQQQHQQQGQPGQPNCPSSSGGLLTPPTPSATSPAASSPSLYPASSILGRPIYYTSPFYSNYTNYGNFSPLQGQGILRYTNSSGVSLAAAAAAAAAAAAANEGLSATHRAAEACAEPKLRPDSPIVKNNPNQIAAVEQQHFRATNVEAKKGT, encoded by the exons ATGTCCTATCCTCAGGGTTACCTCTACCAGCCCCCAGGCTCTCTGGCTCTTTATTCGTGTCCGGCTTACGGGGCCTCGGCTCTGGCTGCTCCGCGGAATGAGGACTTGGCGAGGTCGTCCTCCGGCTCAGCCTTCAGTCCCTATCCCGGCTCGGCTGCTTTCTCCGCCTCGGCTGGTGCGGGCTTCTCCAGTCCGCTGTCATACTCCACAGATCCTGCGACGGGATTCCCCTCCTACATG TCCTCTCCATATGACGCCCACACGACGGGCATGGCTGGGGCGCTCAGCTACCATCCATATGGGAGTCCGGGTTACCCCTACCAACTCAACGACCCGGCTTACCGCAAGAACGCCACCAGGGACGCCACGGCCACCTTGAAGGCCTGGCTACAGGAGCACAGGAAGAACCCGTACCCGACTAAGGGGGAGAAGATCATGCTGGCCATCATCACCAAGATGACCCTGACGCAGGTCTCCACCTGGTTCGCAAACGCCAGGCGGAGGCTCAAAAAGGAGAACAAGATGACCTGGGCGCCCCGCAGCAAGAGCGAGGACGAGGACGAGGAGGACGGAGACGGGGAGAGGAAGGAGGCGGAGCGCTCTGACAAAACCCTGGATAACGGCGAGGCTTCGGCGGAGGACGAAG GCATCAGTTTGCACGTCGACACTCTGACGGATCACTCATGCTCTGCCGAGTCTGACGGGGAAAAGGTCGGCTGCGTTTCAGAGCTGAGCTCCGACCAAACAGCGGATAAGTGCAGTGAGGATGGCGTGGACCGCCGCGACCAACTCTCACCCAAACCCGTCACGTCGTCGCCTCTGACGGGCGTGGAAGCTCCGGTGCTCACCCATCACCATCATcagcaccaccaccaccacctccatcATCTCCACCACCTTCACAGCCAGCGGGAGGATTTGGCTCGGAGCCTCATAAACAGCAACGTCAGTAAATTGTCTTCGTGTCTGGACAACAGGCCTAATCCGTCCGAGGCGCCTCAGAATCTTTCGGCCAAGCCCAAACTGTGGTCTCTGGCCGAGATTGCAACCTCGGaccaaaagcagcagcagcagcagcaacatcagCAACAGGGGCAACCGGGGCAGCCTAACTGCCCCTCCTCCAGCGGAGGACTCCTCACTCCCCCGACGCCTTCCGCGACTTCACCCGCTGCCAGCTCCCCCTCACTCTACCCAGCCTCCTCCATCCTCGGAAGACCTATTTATTACACGTCTCCCTTTTATAGCAATTACACAAACTACGGCAACTTTAGCCCCCTGCAGGGTCAGGGGATCCTGCGGTACACCAATTCCTCCGGAGTGAGTCTGGCAGCTGCCGCCGCCGCGGCCGCGGCGGCTGCGGCCGCAAACGAGGGTCTGAGCGCCACTCACAGGGCGGCGGAGGCTTGCGCGGAACCAAAGCTCAGGCCAGACTCCCCCATCGTTAAAAATAACCCAAACCAGATTGCTGCAGTCGAGCAGCAACATTTCAGAGCCACAAATGTAGAAGCAAAGAAAGGTACGTAA